Proteins from a genomic interval of Phyllopteryx taeniolatus isolate TA_2022b chromosome 3, UOR_Ptae_1.2, whole genome shotgun sequence:
- the LOC133475690 gene encoding cip1-interacting zinc finger protein-like, which yields MKKTTKRVEEAAAALANRDECTGSCDQPGSESTAAGGVCVTANMSRVFTDVDVRACACLSDGICPPGQQVAAELHDANKTSKSACSLKVTIQQGGASRAFTQTDETDAERAAGAGLRCHMCGVTCRSAEVFEEHMTGSAHVTKCEAITHSINVITHTLTNRRRRWCDTCQTDFSDDVISHRQSKRHKACKRASRPFCAACGRHLKTPRKFVEHMKSDKHKRQLRVKAAQEEELITVDAIGCFEEEAEPKQEVELGHQEKDGATSQATS from the exons ATGAAGAAAACGACGAAGAG GGTTGAGGAGGCTGCTGCCGCGCTGGCCAATAGAGACGAGTGCACAGGGTCATGTGATCAACCAGGAAGTGAGAGCACTGCTGCAGGTGGTGTGTGCGTCACTGCCAACATGTCGCGTGTTTTCACCGACGTtgacgtgcgtgcgtgcgcgtgcctGTCAGATGGCATTTGTCCTCCCGGGCAGCAGGTGGCAGCGGAGCTTCACGACGCCAACAAAACTTCCAAG AGCGCGTGTTCACTGAAGGTGACCATCCAGCAGGGCGGCGCCAGTCGAGCGTTCACGCAGACGGACGAGACGGATGCTGAGCGGGCGGCGGGGGCGGGGCTTCGCTGTCACATGTGCGGAGTCACGTGTCGCTCCGCGGAG GTGTTTGAGGAGCACATGACCGGCTCGGCTCACGTGACCAAGTGCGAGGCCATCACGCACTCCATCAATGTcatcacacacacgctcacaaacAG AAGGCGCCGCTGGTGCGACACGTGCCAGACTGACTTCAGCGACGATGTCATCAGCCATCGACAAAGCAAACGGCACAAA GCGTGCAAGCGCGCGTCACGGCCGTTCTGCGCGGCGTGCGGCCGCCACTTGAAGACGCCGCGGAAGTTCGTGGAGCACATGAAGTCCGACAAGCACAAGCGACAG TTGCGTGTGAAGGCAGCTCAGGAGGAGGAGCTTATCACTGTGGACGCCATTGGCTGTTttgaggaggaggcggagccaAAGCAGGAAGTAGAATTAGGGCACCAGGAAAAGGACGGAGCAACTTCAcag GCGACCTCTTGA